In a single window of the Rhodococcus qingshengii JCM 15477 genome:
- a CDS encoding peptidoglycan DD-metalloendopeptidase family protein: MTKTRTRQPLFATRTRIVLSLLTAATTLALTACGGFAAQPVIKKSRCGTSSTSDRSPATLPGTTELKASGPITQPTKDGTTTFTSGFGPRWGTEHKGVDFAGPVGTPIYAALDGVAVKGGPASGFGNWIVLDSLVDGKPVSTVYGHMFDDGVLVKEGQQVTAGDHIANIGNNGQSTGAHLHFEYWEGGRLQGGTAVDPMTKLGGAPSPADETGSSAPAIELAASSWSIDCAGFGVAGGGDLKAGSVPPEMEPWFRKAGSLCPQITPSLLAADAKAESGLVRGRTSKSGAKGITQFMDPTFASYGRDDDGNGTTSIWDDGDAIMAQGRYFCAIAAQVDGWLADGSVTGDPKSLYIASYNAGEGAVKNAGGMPSGGDYTTQTQPYVAKVLAYEAEFAAPGGSGELVVSPGSASGAQVVEAARQYLGTPYVWGGGGTGGPTGGGFDCSGLTSYAIYTGSGNTVTLPRTSEQQWSVGVEIPISQAQPGDLVFGAWSGSGPGHVGIAIGNGQMIHAPTTGDIVKQAPLQNDMKARRVI, from the coding sequence ATGACGAAAACGCGTACCCGACAGCCCCTTTTCGCCACTCGCACGAGGATCGTTCTGTCCCTGCTCACCGCCGCAACCACGCTCGCGCTCACTGCTTGTGGCGGTTTCGCGGCACAACCGGTGATCAAGAAATCACGCTGCGGGACATCGTCGACATCCGATCGAAGTCCGGCAACTCTGCCGGGCACTACGGAACTGAAAGCATCGGGGCCGATCACCCAGCCCACCAAGGACGGCACGACGACGTTTACTTCCGGATTCGGGCCTCGCTGGGGAACCGAACACAAGGGGGTCGACTTCGCCGGGCCCGTCGGGACACCGATCTACGCTGCCCTTGACGGCGTCGCCGTCAAGGGCGGGCCTGCCTCCGGGTTCGGGAACTGGATCGTGCTCGATTCGCTCGTCGACGGCAAGCCCGTGAGCACGGTCTACGGCCACATGTTCGACGACGGCGTCCTCGTCAAGGAAGGCCAGCAGGTCACAGCCGGTGATCACATCGCGAACATCGGAAACAACGGCCAATCCACTGGCGCGCACCTGCATTTCGAGTACTGGGAAGGTGGACGGTTGCAGGGCGGAACAGCCGTCGATCCGATGACCAAACTCGGCGGCGCGCCCTCTCCCGCAGATGAAACGGGCAGCAGCGCGCCTGCTATTGAGCTGGCGGCATCGTCATGGTCTATCGACTGCGCCGGCTTCGGTGTGGCAGGTGGCGGTGACCTCAAGGCCGGATCGGTTCCTCCCGAGATGGAACCGTGGTTCCGCAAAGCCGGGTCGCTGTGCCCGCAGATCACACCGTCGCTGTTAGCTGCGGATGCGAAGGCAGAATCCGGGCTCGTGCGTGGTCGGACCTCCAAGAGCGGCGCGAAGGGCATCACGCAGTTCATGGACCCTACGTTCGCCTCCTACGGCCGGGACGACGACGGCAACGGCACGACCTCGATCTGGGACGACGGGGACGCGATCATGGCTCAAGGCCGGTATTTCTGCGCCATCGCAGCGCAGGTCGACGGGTGGCTCGCCGACGGATCCGTCACAGGCGATCCGAAATCGCTCTACATCGCCTCATATAACGCGGGTGAAGGCGCGGTCAAGAACGCCGGCGGCATGCCCAGCGGCGGTGACTACACCACCCAGACACAGCCGTACGTCGCGAAAGTTCTTGCCTACGAAGCGGAATTTGCGGCACCTGGAGGTAGCGGAGAGTTGGTCGTCTCCCCTGGCTCTGCTTCCGGTGCGCAGGTCGTCGAGGCTGCACGCCAATACCTCGGTACCCCGTACGTCTGGGGCGGCGGCGGAACCGGAGGACCGACCGGCGGCGGCTTCGACTGCTCCGGACTAACCAGCTACGCCATCTACACAGGCAGCGGGAACACGGTCACCTTGCCTCGCACGTCGGAGCAGCAATGGTCCGTCGGAGTCGAGATCCCCATCAGCCAAGCACAACCCGGCGACCTGGTATTCGGCGCATGGTCAGGATCTGGACCCGGCCACGTCGGAATCGCGATCGGAAACGGCCAGATGATCCACGCCCCCACCACCGGGGACATCGTCAAACAAGCTCCGCTGCAGAACGATATGAAAGCCCGGAGGGTCATATGA
- a CDS encoding helix-turn-helix domain-containing protein has product MPDMQQFADVVHVRRRQLGLSLAAVAAQGGPSEPTMVRIESGESPPLRMATFSKLDRVLQWTEGSAATAYEGGHPTPRGSEVVGAPAGEVVISYSALGDFVEVSAELRRLADEIDNSELSDVVDRLRTLISPHIGKVASAMLRSQGESGHVSPAWVAQALEDFWAVPPDDITPARTNANKRRRALARELRREESDD; this is encoded by the coding sequence ATGCCCGATATGCAGCAGTTCGCCGACGTGGTCCACGTGCGTCGACGACAGTTGGGCCTGAGCCTTGCTGCAGTCGCTGCACAGGGTGGCCCATCTGAACCGACGATGGTGCGGATCGAGAGTGGCGAGTCGCCCCCTCTCCGAATGGCCACGTTCTCCAAACTGGACCGTGTACTGCAGTGGACTGAGGGCAGTGCGGCCACTGCCTACGAAGGTGGCCACCCGACACCGCGCGGATCGGAAGTCGTGGGTGCCCCCGCCGGTGAAGTTGTTATTTCATATTCGGCGTTGGGTGATTTCGTTGAGGTGAGTGCGGAACTTAGGCGATTGGCCGATGAGATCGACAACTCTGAACTTTCGGACGTAGTCGACCGGTTGCGTACTCTCATCTCGCCACATATCGGCAAAGTAGCGTCAGCGATGCTCCGCAGCCAGGGTGAAAGCGGCCATGTCAGCCCCGCCTGGGTTGCCCAAGCGCTTGAGGATTTCTGGGCAGTGCCGCCGGACGACATCACTCCGGCGCGCACGAACGCCAACAAGCGACGTCGCGCATTGGCTCGGGAACTAAGACGGGAGGAGAGCGATGATTGA
- a CDS encoding DUF6545 domain-containing protein, with the protein MRNHLPLSIDLAILVFAWLVVSARFVLVRTRHAQIVTVLILCFTAVNTLKFGPINDVLTSAIDARAVRLIAHILCVAAAAAAAWAAASAVGRLRPGLLIFGLVAATVGLASLDAFAGNRAQVIESVDPEVFSLSYFTIYAGAIVVFEVYAVIVLAAAIRTDKPHAGLLAPAAATAALFLATGLNAISLLWYAVRAATGDIGPAEQLQRNTNGNLFAYFTLVVALVGSAAVIRRTAERSSVRSAVNVTELRRLWEDLTDAAPGVKFDMRHFEPDARVVRMITECIDAIYELGIDPETATRSDLLERNLDGNRSELLAETHISARDVFNLAKRWDAKSLQG; encoded by the coding sequence ATGAGAAACCACCTCCCACTTTCGATTGATCTTGCCATCCTTGTCTTTGCCTGGCTCGTTGTTTCCGCTCGATTTGTGCTGGTACGCACACGGCATGCGCAGATTGTCACCGTATTGATTCTGTGCTTCACCGCAGTGAACACTCTGAAGTTCGGACCGATCAACGATGTACTGACCTCAGCGATAGACGCCCGGGCCGTCCGACTGATAGCTCACATTCTCTGTGTAGCGGCCGCGGCCGCCGCTGCATGGGCGGCTGCCAGCGCGGTAGGACGGCTTCGGCCAGGGCTTCTGATCTTCGGCCTCGTTGCCGCGACAGTCGGTCTGGCATCTCTTGATGCTTTTGCCGGCAATCGGGCGCAGGTCATCGAATCCGTCGATCCTGAGGTGTTCTCGCTGTCCTACTTCACCATTTACGCCGGCGCGATCGTGGTCTTCGAGGTCTACGCAGTGATAGTCCTCGCCGCTGCCATTCGAACCGACAAGCCACATGCGGGGCTGCTTGCGCCGGCCGCGGCGACAGCTGCGCTCTTTCTGGCGACAGGCCTCAATGCAATAAGTCTGCTTTGGTACGCCGTGCGGGCAGCGACTGGTGACATCGGTCCTGCCGAGCAATTGCAGCGAAACACAAATGGCAACCTGTTTGCGTACTTCACCTTGGTTGTCGCACTCGTGGGTTCTGCCGCCGTAATCCGACGCACGGCAGAGCGGTCGTCTGTTCGATCCGCCGTTAACGTCACAGAGCTAAGACGACTATGGGAAGACCTCACTGATGCGGCACCAGGTGTGAAGTTCGATATGCGGCACTTCGAGCCTGACGCCCGGGTTGTCCGGATGATCACCGAGTGCATCGATGCCATCTACGAACTAGGAATTGATCCCGAAACAGCCACCCGCTCTGATCTTCTGGAACGCAATCTCGACGGCAACCGATCCGAGCTTCTCGCAGAGACGCACATCAGCGCTCGTGACGTGTTCAATCTTGCGAAGCGGTGGGATGCGAAATCCCTTCAAGGCTGA
- a CDS encoding nucleoside hydrolase: protein MRYVLVDTDCGVDDALALGYVAHTADIVLACVVSTWGNCTATEAASNAKYILDMAGAIDIPVVAGSPPKASWQRGDAHGSDGLGDTEQPRPSWTGPQGAAERIVQFARDHAGEAEVLCIGPLTNLAAALTLEPQLPELLARVVVMAGHGQNRDDWLNEVGDTNTRHNPRATQTVADSALPVVWVGIDVTRAVLLEDGDFGEGTLGGSLRRIHHAYGVQRGGTYGYNAQVLWKVPAHDGVTAACLVDPLRAGLSTVTGRMTVLDEGQGPVLRRVGTGPHEVAEWIAPDSVRAMLRSAT, encoded by the coding sequence TTGCGATACGTTCTTGTCGATACCGACTGTGGCGTCGACGACGCACTTGCGCTCGGTTACGTCGCGCACACCGCGGACATTGTTCTCGCTTGCGTGGTATCCACGTGGGGCAACTGCACAGCGACCGAAGCCGCATCCAATGCGAAGTACATCTTGGATATGGCCGGCGCGATCGACATTCCTGTTGTCGCCGGTTCCCCTCCGAAGGCTTCGTGGCAGCGCGGTGATGCGCACGGCTCTGACGGGCTCGGTGACACCGAGCAGCCTCGGCCTTCCTGGACTGGCCCGCAAGGTGCAGCTGAGAGGATTGTGCAATTCGCCAGAGACCATGCCGGCGAGGCGGAAGTGCTGTGTATCGGCCCACTGACCAATTTGGCAGCTGCACTCACGCTCGAACCTCAGCTACCCGAGTTATTGGCCCGTGTGGTGGTCATGGCCGGCCACGGACAGAACCGCGACGATTGGCTGAACGAGGTAGGAGATACCAATACCCGCCACAATCCTCGAGCTACGCAGACTGTCGCGGATTCTGCGCTTCCGGTGGTCTGGGTGGGAATCGACGTCACCCGCGCAGTCCTCCTCGAGGACGGAGATTTCGGTGAAGGCACTCTCGGCGGCTCGCTGCGCCGTATCCACCACGCATATGGGGTCCAACGAGGCGGTACGTACGGATACAACGCTCAGGTGCTGTGGAAAGTCCCGGCACACGACGGCGTCACCGCTGCCTGCCTAGTCGACCCTCTCAGGGCAGGCCTGTCGACCGTTACCGGCCGCATGACTGTCCTCGACGAAGGCCAAGGCCCGGTGCTACGCAGGGTGGGTACCGGACCGCATGAGGTCGCGGAATGGATAGCCCCGGACTCCGTCCGCGCAATGCTCAGGAGTGCGACATGA
- a CDS encoding ATP-binding protein, which produces MTTHENDVASLFDPRSTGHIPVVPPGALPPSWAAGRTAAPPDRHEPDPPHTPDVWAGPEPVETDDAASITTADEIPDKGRVRRRGRGRSGKSARTKKSETVKDQERAARTVAKDRKSVKLELCGTAGHITRTPRTATAWFVQPPGPWNMRPTPKQRRYIRDEALILANLREAGVEHLHRRLTRAPWPVRAWARSHHEWATPLPDVDGALSWNDYLRGQQHGMLWSEPTIKGRYWGIELPPRSMSSRGLDYLALWLSGFGKIGAAVTRWADESFDRETTMLDEHLATLARIMAARGADARPATAGQMDYLLRRSAAIGLPLDIDGVISGGGDWTDTDIASLEDLADLSLTPGDGFTTVSGLVDGRRYSAAVIVLTIGRMAPMPIPEQMLPWQVIGDGSGEPLEWSERITLEEKTATARAMRFVTDKITNQFKHYTVEHDESPPTELQEQHAAAQKIKTHLEHDHSGLSTRVKGWWRMAVVGANADEVRRKVSTLQEMYSPHIILEHEHGQYQLLREFIPGQRQANIAHARRMSVYDASAGMAAVGDRIGDRTGLIVGQTASIAPRPAVWNCFAGPENKDKSGLTPIVAVPGSGKTFLAGMTVYQAVRAGAYGVILDPSGPLARLATLPELAPFTRVYALTGRSRPGALNPYRVIADPDPDDPEYSPTHSHYALDPDPAAAAEDQYQADLRAAAAERMECAVSVLKMMLTDKDVEQRWTESVLHTAAHNVGGDAEHHLGQVLDQLAAMAENEQDTEVKTTARSIHQKLHMMSQLAEARVLFPKPGTLGGFDADTTFDERLTILTMPGLQLPPEGVPSSQWTPQQRMAAPLMHMAAWQANRLIYDKPRQARKILFLDENKYLEQTGAGRTLNLRIARDSRKFNVRALVCSQLPDDYLGVDGTDDKSALTYEVIIGDLGGNEHAIEGALKLLNLPAGQGYEATLADLGGGGEDTLDPDTDTSHVDQARRFMMKMADDIEIVRCDWTNFTHLAHVFQALDSRPRAGATIKSGGAP; this is translated from the coding sequence ATGACCACGCACGAGAACGACGTCGCGTCTCTGTTCGACCCACGCAGCACCGGCCACATTCCCGTCGTTCCGCCCGGCGCTCTGCCTCCGTCCTGGGCGGCGGGGCGCACCGCCGCGCCACCGGATCGTCATGAGCCTGACCCGCCGCACACCCCCGATGTGTGGGCCGGGCCCGAACCGGTCGAGACAGACGACGCCGCGAGCATCACAACCGCCGACGAGATCCCCGACAAAGGTCGCGTTCGACGACGTGGGCGCGGCAGGAGCGGTAAGTCCGCCCGCACGAAAAAGTCCGAGACCGTCAAGGACCAGGAACGTGCTGCCCGCACCGTCGCGAAAGACCGCAAGAGCGTGAAGTTGGAACTGTGCGGCACAGCAGGACACATCACCCGCACACCGAGGACTGCGACCGCATGGTTCGTGCAGCCACCCGGGCCGTGGAACATGCGCCCGACACCCAAGCAGCGACGCTACATACGCGACGAAGCGCTGATCCTGGCCAACCTGCGCGAGGCGGGCGTCGAACACCTGCACCGTCGGCTCACCCGCGCGCCGTGGCCGGTCCGAGCATGGGCACGCTCGCATCACGAGTGGGCCACACCCCTACCCGACGTCGACGGCGCGCTCTCGTGGAACGACTACCTGCGCGGTCAGCAGCACGGCATGCTCTGGTCCGAACCGACGATCAAGGGCCGATACTGGGGCATCGAATTACCCCCGCGCTCGATGTCGAGCAGGGGCCTCGACTACCTCGCCCTGTGGCTGTCCGGATTCGGCAAGATCGGCGCAGCCGTAACGCGGTGGGCGGACGAGTCGTTCGACCGCGAAACAACCATGCTCGATGAGCATCTGGCGACCCTGGCCCGGATCATGGCCGCCCGCGGAGCCGATGCACGCCCGGCCACCGCAGGGCAGATGGACTACCTGTTGCGGCGCTCCGCGGCGATCGGTCTCCCGCTCGACATCGACGGCGTGATCTCAGGCGGCGGCGATTGGACCGACACCGACATCGCATCCCTCGAAGACCTCGCCGATCTCTCGCTCACCCCGGGCGACGGCTTCACCACCGTCTCCGGTCTCGTCGACGGGCGCCGATACAGCGCTGCCGTGATCGTCTTGACGATCGGCCGGATGGCGCCAATGCCGATCCCGGAGCAAATGTTGCCGTGGCAGGTGATCGGCGACGGATCCGGCGAGCCTCTCGAATGGTCCGAACGCATCACGCTCGAAGAGAAGACCGCGACCGCCCGCGCGATGCGCTTCGTGACCGACAAGATCACCAACCAGTTCAAGCACTACACGGTCGAACACGACGAAAGCCCGCCGACGGAATTGCAGGAACAACATGCGGCGGCGCAGAAGATCAAAACGCATCTCGAACACGATCATTCGGGGCTCTCGACCCGGGTCAAGGGGTGGTGGCGGATGGCGGTCGTGGGAGCAAACGCCGACGAGGTACGCCGCAAGGTCTCGACCCTGCAGGAGATGTACTCCCCGCACATCATCCTCGAGCACGAACACGGGCAGTACCAACTACTCCGCGAGTTCATTCCCGGCCAGCGGCAAGCGAACATCGCACACGCGCGCCGCATGAGCGTCTACGACGCCTCCGCCGGCATGGCGGCGGTCGGAGACCGTATCGGTGACCGGACAGGACTGATCGTCGGACAGACTGCGTCGATCGCACCGAGGCCAGCTGTGTGGAACTGCTTCGCCGGCCCGGAGAACAAAGACAAATCCGGCCTCACCCCGATCGTCGCCGTCCCCGGTTCGGGCAAGACGTTCCTGGCCGGAATGACGGTCTACCAAGCTGTCCGCGCCGGCGCCTACGGAGTGATCCTCGACCCCTCCGGTCCGCTCGCCCGGCTTGCCACACTGCCGGAACTGGCACCGTTCACGAGGGTCTACGCATTGACCGGGCGCTCACGTCCGGGCGCACTCAACCCGTACCGCGTGATCGCCGACCCGGACCCCGACGACCCCGAATACTCCCCCACACATTCGCACTACGCACTCGATCCCGATCCGGCCGCAGCAGCGGAAGATCAGTACCAAGCGGACCTGCGTGCAGCTGCCGCAGAACGCATGGAATGCGCTGTGTCGGTGCTGAAAATGATGCTCACCGACAAGGACGTCGAGCAGCGATGGACGGAAAGTGTCCTCCACACGGCAGCACACAACGTCGGCGGCGACGCCGAACATCACCTCGGTCAGGTTCTCGATCAACTCGCCGCAATGGCGGAAAACGAACAGGACACAGAGGTCAAGACGACTGCCCGCAGCATTCATCAGAAACTGCACATGATGTCCCAACTCGCTGAAGCTCGGGTGCTGTTCCCCAAGCCCGGCACACTCGGCGGCTTCGACGCCGACACTACCTTCGACGAGCGCCTGACCATCCTGACGATGCCCGGCTTGCAGCTCCCTCCAGAGGGAGTCCCATCCTCGCAGTGGACACCGCAACAACGGATGGCCGCGCCGCTGATGCATATGGCTGCGTGGCAAGCCAACCGGCTCATCTACGACAAGCCGCGACAGGCCCGCAAAATCCTGTTCCTCGACGAAAACAAGTACCTCGAACAAACCGGCGCGGGGCGCACTCTGAATCTCCGGATCGCACGTGACAGCCGCAAATTCAACGTGCGTGCCCTGGTGTGCTCGCAGCTACCCGACGACTACCTCGGCGTCGACGGCACCGACGACAAGTCTGCGCTGACATACGAAGTCATCATCGGAGACCTCGGCGGGAACGAACACGCTATCGAGGGCGCATTGAAGTTGCTGAACCTGCCGGCCGGGCAGGGATACGAGGCGACATTGGCCGACCTCGGGGGCGGCGGCGAAGACACGTTGGACCCGGACACGGACACCTCGCACGTCGACCAAGCTAGGCGGTTCATGATGAAGATGGCCGACGACATCGAGATCGTCCGCTGCGATTGGACCAATTTCACCCACCTCGCGCACGTCTTTCAAGCCCTCGACTCCCGTCCACGAGCAGGCGCAACCATCAAGTCCGGTGGTGCGCCGTGA
- a CDS encoding FtsK/SpoIIIE domain-containing protein — MAEPDPIRDFIADLFVDVFAGDKKRPTVDGIDDLTARRFRPVSPFFAALAALAYIAPDLATQLPVESFAKIVAVLDRVHSAAGPLIAITIAAAVLDTGRFHSHRHRVTVAAQLRQTTGHSALAVRVPMLSRRSAIKSARIKLPVGAVIRPKQMEEFTAAVANSVRGSKWTMNISHEAHKNRLMIARALTVADQRSVRHKALAGSLEGASILKDAKVSVHSYGDDGVETGYRIGFTPNLNSGSGAFQYRVNEALIAIAGEHESGQNWDVQWSPDAGELLLTLKAPLPTRVSHPAPSELTSIANRYLPYATGAAGTVAYWDVSTKSNKPHCLIVGPTGGGKTSAIRTILTEASLRGIPFIGVDPKMIELDGLEGYPGCGAIVYDPIRAAIFIRALHAEMMARNQYVHVKKIEPSQLPLLIAVLDEFFILSAAWTRLKKDPDEETRTLIATLDPLGAWAELSVLARSSGIRLLLGVQRPDASLFGGASGNARDNFGTRLSLANLSQDGAQMVWGDAHQGRSIDTSIPGRAMATGPDGTPMEAQVWWTPNVDRHPNKWNQLSAADIAIIDALQPSRAPEFMCYSRELREFLETESALATKKREHGSVAEPVLLGDVPVADIADAIPAHALKPGTTILLTDEHGGSDIVTVASVDAKPTGTTITIDTGGRTRAKVTFDPGEIVLLAGADHDADFAV, encoded by the coding sequence ATGGCGGAACCAGATCCGATCCGCGACTTCATCGCTGACCTGTTCGTCGACGTGTTCGCTGGCGACAAGAAACGTCCGACCGTCGACGGCATCGACGACCTGACAGCGCGCCGCTTCCGCCCCGTCTCCCCGTTCTTCGCCGCCCTGGCCGCACTGGCCTACATCGCACCGGATCTCGCTACACAACTCCCAGTCGAGAGCTTCGCGAAGATCGTTGCCGTACTCGATCGCGTGCACAGCGCCGCAGGCCCGCTGATCGCGATCACCATCGCCGCGGCCGTGCTCGACACCGGCCGGTTCCACTCACACCGCCACCGCGTCACCGTGGCCGCCCAACTGCGCCAAACCACCGGGCACAGCGCACTCGCGGTGCGCGTGCCGATGCTCTCGCGGCGCTCAGCGATCAAGTCCGCACGCATCAAGCTCCCGGTCGGCGCGGTCATCCGCCCGAAGCAGATGGAAGAGTTCACAGCGGCAGTGGCGAATAGTGTTCGCGGTTCGAAGTGGACGATGAACATCTCGCACGAAGCACACAAGAATCGGCTGATGATCGCGAGAGCGTTGACCGTGGCAGATCAGCGCAGCGTCCGACACAAGGCACTCGCCGGTTCACTCGAAGGCGCCTCGATCCTCAAAGACGCGAAGGTGAGCGTGCATTCGTACGGCGACGACGGAGTCGAGACCGGATACCGCATCGGGTTCACTCCCAACCTCAACAGCGGATCGGGGGCGTTTCAGTACCGCGTCAACGAAGCCCTGATCGCCATCGCCGGCGAACACGAATCCGGACAGAACTGGGACGTGCAATGGTCACCCGACGCGGGAGAATTGCTGCTGACCCTCAAAGCGCCTCTACCCACACGGGTATCGCACCCCGCACCCAGCGAGCTGACGTCGATCGCCAACCGCTATCTGCCGTACGCAACCGGGGCGGCCGGCACGGTGGCCTACTGGGACGTCTCGACCAAATCGAACAAGCCGCACTGCCTGATCGTCGGCCCGACCGGAGGCGGCAAAACCTCCGCCATCCGCACGATCTTGACCGAAGCATCCTTACGCGGAATCCCGTTCATCGGCGTCGACCCGAAAATGATCGAACTCGACGGCCTCGAGGGCTACCCCGGCTGCGGCGCGATCGTCTACGACCCAATCCGGGCAGCGATCTTCATCCGCGCGTTGCACGCGGAAATGATGGCGCGCAACCAGTACGTCCACGTGAAGAAAATCGAACCGTCCCAACTTCCGCTGTTGATCGCGGTCCTCGACGAGTTCTTCATCCTCTCCGCTGCGTGGACACGCCTGAAAAAAGATCCCGACGAGGAAACTCGTACCCTGATCGCCACGTTGGACCCCCTCGGAGCGTGGGCGGAACTGTCCGTGCTCGCTCGATCTTCCGGAATCCGTCTCCTCCTGGGGGTGCAGCGTCCGGACGCGTCGTTGTTCGGTGGGGCCTCGGGAAACGCGCGCGACAACTTCGGCACTCGCCTCTCGCTGGCGAACCTCTCCCAGGACGGTGCACAGATGGTGTGGGGTGACGCGCACCAAGGCCGCAGCATCGACACCTCGATCCCCGGCCGCGCCATGGCCACCGGCCCTGACGGAACACCGATGGAAGCGCAGGTGTGGTGGACACCGAATGTCGACCGCCACCCGAACAAGTGGAACCAACTCTCGGCCGCGGATATCGCGATCATCGACGCACTGCAACCCAGTAGAGCACCGGAATTCATGTGCTACTCACGAGAACTGCGCGAATTCCTCGAAACGGAAAGCGCGCTGGCGACGAAGAAACGCGAGCACGGAAGCGTGGCAGAACCCGTCCTCCTCGGCGATGTCCCGGTCGCCGATATCGCCGATGCGATACCCGCCCACGCACTCAAGCCGGGGACCACGATCTTGCTCACGGACGAGCACGGTGGCTCGGACATCGTCACCGTTGCCTCCGTCGACGCCAAACCCACCGGAACCACCATCACCATCGACACCGGTGGCCGTACCCGGGCCAAGGTGACTTTCGATCCGGGCGAAATCGTGCTTCTCGCGGGCGCCGATCATGACGCCGACTTCGCTGTGTAA